The following proteins come from a genomic window of Pirellula staleyi DSM 6068:
- a CDS encoding sigma-54 dependent transcriptional regulator, with protein MKNSTILLVDDDRHLLESMALWLREQHVEVETAASCQEAIAKMRDRAFDIVLSDIRLDDGDGFDVLAFSRKNRPEQSVILLTGYGTVDTAIEALRAGAFDLLTKPLIDEELLLSIERALSQRKVVEENVQLKAQLDLRFGLENIVGHEHRMQKVFDMVERIADTRATVLITGESGTGKSLLARAIHRRGSRRDQAFVEVACGAMPESLLESELFGHAAGSFTGATGDKIGKFTQADKGTIFLDEIGTASASLQVKLLRVLQELEFEPVGSTKTQRVDTRVILATNEKLEQAVAAGRFRQDLYYRVNVINIEVPPLRERIADIPLLANHFLQRTCEESGKRSQGFSDDVITAMQRYNWPGNVRELQNVVERAVLLGRGPKVQVEDLTPAIASGQIVSIDPVGNKALKEALESPERAIILDVLEMHQWNRNATADALGINRTTLYKKMKRLGLDKQPGR; from the coding sequence ATGAAGAACAGCACGATTTTGCTTGTAGACGACGATCGACACCTGCTCGAAAGCATGGCGCTCTGGCTGCGCGAGCAGCATGTGGAGGTCGAAACCGCTGCCAGTTGCCAAGAAGCGATTGCCAAAATGCGCGATCGCGCATTCGATATCGTCCTTTCTGATATCCGTCTCGACGACGGCGACGGCTTCGACGTCCTGGCGTTCAGTCGAAAAAATCGCCCCGAACAGTCGGTAATTCTCCTCACCGGCTACGGCACCGTCGACACCGCCATCGAAGCGCTTCGCGCCGGGGCGTTCGACCTGCTCACCAAACCACTCATCGACGAAGAATTGCTCCTCTCGATCGAGCGCGCTCTGTCGCAGCGCAAGGTGGTCGAAGAGAACGTTCAGCTGAAGGCCCAACTCGATCTCCGCTTCGGGCTCGAGAACATCGTCGGTCACGAACACCGCATGCAAAAAGTGTTCGACATGGTCGAACGCATTGCCGACACCCGCGCCACGGTGCTGATCACCGGCGAAAGTGGAACGGGCAAATCGCTGCTGGCTCGCGCCATTCATCGGCGCGGCAGTCGTCGCGATCAGGCATTCGTAGAAGTCGCCTGCGGCGCGATGCCCGAATCGCTCCTCGAAAGCGAACTGTTCGGTCATGCTGCCGGATCGTTCACCGGCGCCACGGGCGACAAGATCGGCAAGTTCACGCAGGCCGATAAGGGAACCATCTTCCTCGACGAAATCGGCACCGCTTCAGCCAGCCTGCAAGTCAAATTGCTGCGTGTGCTGCAAGAGCTCGAGTTCGAGCCCGTTGGTAGCACGAAGACGCAGCGCGTCGATACACGCGTGATTCTCGCGACGAACGAGAAGCTCGAGCAAGCGGTAGCAGCTGGCCGGTTCCGGCAGGATTTGTACTACCGCGTGAATGTGATCAACATCGAAGTGCCACCACTACGCGAACGCATCGCCGATATTCCACTCTTGGCCAATCACTTTTTACAGCGCACTTGTGAAGAGTCGGGCAAACGCTCGCAAGGCTTTTCCGACGACGTGATTACCGCCATGCAGCGCTACAACTGGCCCGGCAACGTACGTGAACTGCAAAACGTAGTCGAACGCGCCGTGCTGCTGGGTCGTGGCCCCAAAGTGCAAGTGGAAGATCTCACACCCGCCATCGCTTCGGGACAGATCGTGTCGATCGACCCCGTTGGAAACAAGGCGCTCAAAGAAGCACTCGAAAGTCCCGAGCGAGCGATCATTCTCGACGTGCTCGAGATGCATCAGTGGAATCGCAACGCCACCGCCGACGCCCTGGGAATCAACCGCACCACGCTCTACAAAAAGATGAAACGCCTTGGCCTCGATAAACAGCCTGGCCGGTAG
- a CDS encoding metalloregulator ArsR/SmtB family transcription factor, with product MPSDTLSLTFAALADPTRRAILARLKSGKQSVGDLARPFKMSLPAISKHLKVLEKSGLITRDHEAQFRRCQLRTKPLEQVSAWIQSYQQHWEESFERLEIFLTDATPQPTASSPKKGNKNVRKK from the coding sequence ATGCCGAGCGACACCCTCAGTTTGACGTTTGCAGCCCTTGCCGATCCAACTCGCCGGGCCATCTTGGCGCGGCTGAAGTCTGGCAAACAGTCGGTTGGCGACCTCGCGCGCCCCTTCAAAATGAGCCTCCCCGCGATCTCCAAGCATCTGAAAGTGCTCGAGAAATCGGGACTCATCACCCGCGATCACGAGGCGCAGTTTCGTCGCTGTCAGCTGCGCACCAAACCGCTCGAACAGGTGTCGGCCTGGATCCAGTCGTATCAGCAGCACTGGGAAGAGAGCTTCGAGAGGCTGGAAATTTTTCTCACCGATGCGACGCCCCAGCCAACTGCCTCGTCCCCCAAGAAAGGAAACAAGAATGTCCGCAAAAAATAG
- a CDS encoding NRDE family protein encodes MCLLAIQYRSVSEAPILVAANREEAYDRTSLVPSIQPGKPRVLSGVDAKAGGTWLGVNQNGLFVGASNRMKLGIPASPRSRGVLCREMLRANSARQAVDIAMEELSGNKYDGVNFIVADFESGWAVHGGDDPEVVELIEGLNIISNGDVNDPKDERQKLARRLLTLQTLDSAVKFLAVASKAFARPPAGPERPGMVVRGKERGTVSSTLIALGKKPRDAIFQYASSAPDTARYEDYSPLLRDILSRGLRESRTRAKA; translated from the coding sequence ATGTGCCTTCTGGCAATTCAGTATCGAAGTGTTTCCGAGGCTCCCATTCTTGTGGCAGCCAATCGCGAAGAGGCGTACGACCGCACTTCGCTCGTACCCTCGATCCAACCCGGTAAGCCTCGCGTCCTCTCCGGAGTCGACGCCAAAGCTGGCGGCACGTGGTTGGGGGTCAATCAAAACGGACTGTTTGTCGGCGCGAGCAATCGCATGAAGCTCGGCATTCCGGCATCGCCACGTTCGCGTGGTGTTCTATGCCGCGAGATGCTCCGTGCTAATTCAGCGCGACAAGCGGTCGATATCGCCATGGAAGAACTCTCCGGCAACAAGTATGACGGCGTGAACTTCATCGTCGCCGACTTCGAGTCGGGGTGGGCGGTCCATGGTGGTGACGATCCTGAGGTAGTGGAACTGATCGAAGGGCTCAATATCATCAGCAATGGTGATGTGAACGATCCCAAGGATGAACGACAGAAGCTGGCTCGCCGGCTCCTGACACTGCAAACGCTCGACTCAGCTGTGAAATTCCTGGCGGTGGCCAGCAAAGCCTTTGCTCGTCCCCCAGCTGGTCCCGAACGGCCTGGCATGGTGGTGCGTGGCAAGGAACGTGGAACGGTCAGCAGCACGCTGATTGCCCTCGGCAAAAAGCCCCGCGACGCGATTTTTCAATACGCCAGCTCGGCTCCCGACACCGCACGCTACGAAGATTACTCGCCACTGCTGCGAGACATCCTCAGCCGCGGTCTCCGCGAATCGCGCACCCGCGCTAAAGCGTAA
- the pepF gene encoding oligoendopeptidase F yields the protein MNKIVRLPKRSDVKTADTWDLSSLSANDETWEIEFKKMEKMISGFAKFKGKLGDSVKQLVACLKFDEEFDRVAEKVAGYAFLKTTEDQADARYQRMIGRYQSVATKASEAASYIRPEVMALSEETIKKYLAAKEMQPFKLVLERILRYKPHTLNAREEQILAMQGEMAQVASKTFRQLLDADLKFGVVKNEKGEQIELSNSTFSRLLVSPERSVRKNAFHTYYKQFTAHENTLASTLSGSIQKDVYYARVRGYKSSLEAALYPDNVPTSVYDNLIAAVHKNLPAVHEYYDVRRRKMKLRDIHQYDTYVPILSNLEVKRTWKQAVKLVIESLAPLGEQYCSVLEAGLNGRWCDRYPNQGKQSGAFSSGSYEGIPYILMNYNPDVFNDVFTLTHEAGHSMHTWHSAKKQPYTYYSYVIFVAEVASTFNEMLLSHHLMQGAKTDEERAYLVNRELDDIRGTLIRQTMFAEFEKITHGMAEAGEPLTVEALKSTYRKLLEQYFGPEFALDDELSLECLRIPHFYRSFYVYKYATGISAAIALSQRVLKGGKKELADYITFLSGGCSKDPLDLLRDAGVDMEKPEPVDTALAHFSKLVKELDELL from the coding sequence ATGAACAAGATTGTCCGCCTTCCCAAACGTAGTGATGTCAAAACGGCTGATACCTGGGACCTTTCGAGCCTCTCGGCCAACGACGAAACGTGGGAAATCGAGTTCAAGAAGATGGAGAAGATGATCTCCGGCTTTGCCAAGTTCAAAGGGAAGCTGGGAGATAGTGTGAAGCAACTGGTCGCTTGCCTGAAGTTCGATGAAGAGTTCGACCGGGTCGCCGAAAAGGTGGCTGGTTATGCTTTCCTGAAGACCACTGAAGATCAGGCCGACGCTCGCTATCAGCGGATGATTGGTCGCTATCAAAGCGTCGCCACGAAGGCCTCGGAAGCGGCGAGCTACATTCGCCCGGAAGTGATGGCCCTCTCGGAAGAGACGATCAAAAAGTATCTCGCGGCCAAAGAGATGCAGCCGTTCAAGCTCGTGCTCGAGCGCATCTTGCGCTACAAGCCCCACACGCTCAACGCGCGCGAGGAACAGATCCTCGCCATGCAAGGCGAGATGGCGCAGGTAGCCAGCAAAACGTTTCGTCAGCTGCTCGATGCCGACCTGAAGTTCGGAGTCGTGAAAAACGAAAAGGGAGAGCAGATCGAGCTCTCCAACAGCACCTTCTCGCGTCTGCTTGTCTCTCCCGAGCGATCAGTTCGCAAGAACGCTTTTCACACCTACTACAAGCAGTTCACCGCGCACGAGAACACGCTCGCTTCGACCCTCAGTGGTTCGATTCAGAAGGATGTTTATTACGCCCGCGTCCGGGGCTACAAGAGCTCGCTCGAAGCGGCCCTTTATCCCGATAACGTGCCAACCAGCGTCTACGACAACCTGATCGCCGCCGTCCACAAAAACTTGCCTGCAGTTCACGAGTACTACGACGTACGCCGCCGCAAAATGAAGCTGCGCGACATCCATCAGTACGACACCTACGTGCCGATTCTCAGCAATCTCGAAGTTAAACGGACCTGGAAGCAAGCGGTCAAACTCGTGATCGAATCGCTCGCGCCGCTGGGCGAGCAGTACTGCAGCGTCCTCGAAGCAGGACTCAATGGCCGCTGGTGCGATCGCTATCCCAATCAAGGGAAACAAAGCGGCGCGTTCTCGAGCGGCAGCTACGAGGGAATCCCCTACATCCTGATGAACTACAACCCCGATGTGTTCAACGATGTCTTCACGCTCACGCATGAAGCAGGACACTCGATGCACACGTGGCATTCGGCCAAGAAACAGCCATACACTTATTACAGCTACGTGATTTTCGTCGCGGAAGTCGCCAGCACGTTCAACGAAATGCTGCTGAGCCACCACCTGATGCAAGGTGCCAAGACCGACGAAGAGCGGGCCTATCTCGTCAACCGCGAGCTCGACGATATTCGTGGCACCCTGATTCGCCAAACGATGTTCGCCGAGTTCGAGAAGATCACCCACGGCATGGCCGAAGCGGGCGAGCCTCTCACCGTCGAGGCGCTCAAGAGCACCTATCGCAAACTGCTCGAGCAATATTTTGGACCCGAGTTTGCCCTCGACGACGAGTTGTCGCTCGAATGCCTCCGCATTCCGCACTTCTATCGCTCGTTCTATGTCTACAAGTATGCCACCGGCATCAGCGCCGCGATCGCCTTGAGCCAGCGCGTGCTCAAGGGCGGCAAGAAGGAACTGGCCGACTACATCACGTTCCTCAGTGGCGGATGTTCAAAAGATCCACTCGATCTTTTGCGCGACGCGGGCGTCGACATGGAAAAACCTGAGCCGGTCGACACCGCCCTCGCCCACTTCAGCAAGCTGGTGAAAGAACTCGACGAGTTGCTTTAG
- the serA gene encoding phosphoglycerate dehydrogenase: MARILILDPIAQEGLDMLAAAPGIEYEVRTGLKGEELKKSLAEFDGAICRSGVTITAESLEGNRRMRAIARAGVGTDNIDKNAATRLGIVVMNTPTGNTLSTAEHTFTLMLALSRRVAEAYHKLIGGKWDRKTFMGTQLADKTLGIVGLGRIGQEVAKRAIAFQMKVLGFDPFLSTEQAAKLGIERVETVQEMLPRVDYLTVHTPLTPETTNLVGFPELEVLKPGVRLINCARGGIYNEDALVEGLKTGKIGGVALDVFVTEPCDKHPIYGMPNVLCTPHLGASTEEAQQQVAIEAVQLLINFFTTGEVRHAVNMASVDPKTLASIKGYLDLAYRLGVLLAQCQPGGTSACHLTYRGELTQKNTKMLTAAFCAGLLDRALEEDVNIVNAEILLKERGIQLTQESRSDMGAFSSSMTAEVHGSSGSQVAAATLFGNNMPRLIRLGDYRLEAYLDGNLLIFTHHDVPGIIGAVGTIFGNHKVNIGQMSVGRAGIIPGGGAVGVLNLDNVPPQAAIDEVQQHPDIQSVKIIELPPAGQLPPWLQG; this comes from the coding sequence ATGGCACGCATCCTCATTCTCGATCCGATTGCACAAGAAGGTTTGGATATGCTCGCTGCCGCTCCCGGCATTGAGTACGAGGTGCGCACAGGTCTGAAGGGCGAAGAGCTCAAGAAGTCGCTGGCTGAATTCGACGGCGCGATCTGCCGCAGCGGTGTCACCATCACTGCGGAATCGCTCGAAGGTAATCGCCGTATGCGAGCCATCGCTCGCGCGGGTGTCGGCACCGACAACATCGACAAAAACGCTGCGACGCGACTCGGTATCGTGGTGATGAACACCCCGACGGGCAATACACTCAGCACCGCGGAGCACACCTTCACGCTGATGCTCGCCCTCTCGCGCCGCGTGGCCGAGGCCTATCACAAACTGATCGGCGGCAAGTGGGATCGCAAGACGTTCATGGGAACGCAGCTGGCCGACAAAACGCTCGGCATCGTAGGCCTGGGACGAATCGGCCAAGAGGTCGCCAAGCGAGCGATCGCCTTCCAGATGAAGGTGCTCGGCTTCGACCCGTTTCTTTCGACCGAGCAAGCCGCCAAGCTGGGGATCGAGCGCGTTGAAACCGTGCAAGAGATGCTGCCACGCGTCGACTACCTCACCGTCCACACGCCTCTCACGCCTGAGACCACCAACCTCGTTGGTTTCCCTGAACTAGAAGTCCTCAAGCCGGGCGTGCGACTGATCAACTGCGCTCGTGGTGGTATCTACAACGAAGATGCCCTCGTCGAAGGTTTGAAGACCGGCAAGATCGGCGGCGTCGCGCTCGATGTGTTCGTGACCGAGCCTTGCGACAAGCATCCGATCTACGGCATGCCGAATGTGCTCTGCACGCCTCACCTTGGCGCGAGTACCGAAGAAGCACAGCAGCAAGTTGCCATCGAAGCGGTTCAGCTGCTGATCAACTTCTTCACCACCGGCGAAGTGCGCCATGCGGTGAACATGGCCTCGGTCGATCCGAAGACCCTCGCCTCGATCAAGGGCTACTTGGATCTGGCCTATCGCCTCGGCGTGCTGCTGGCGCAGTGTCAGCCTGGCGGCACCAGCGCGTGCCATCTGACCTATCGTGGCGAGCTGACGCAAAAGAACACCAAGATGCTCACCGCTGCGTTCTGCGCGGGGCTCTTGGACCGGGCACTCGAAGAAGATGTGAACATCGTCAACGCCGAGATCCTGCTGAAAGAACGGGGCATTCAGCTGACGCAAGAATCACGCAGCGATATGGGGGCGTTTAGCAGTTCGATGACCGCGGAAGTGCACGGCAGCAGCGGCTCGCAAGTCGCCGCCGCTACGCTGTTTGGCAACAACATGCCGCGTCTGATTCGCCTGGGAGACTATCGCCTCGAAGCCTATCTCGACGGCAACCTGCTGATCTTTACGCATCACGATGTGCCAGGCATCATCGGCGCCGTGGGAACGATCTTTGGCAATCACAAGGTGAACATTGGCCAGATGTCGGTCGGCCGCGCGGGAATCATTCCTGGTGGCGGCGCCGTCGGCGTACTGAACCTCGACAACGTGCCCCCTCAAGCCGCCATCGACGAAGTGCAGCAGCACCCCGACATCCAAAGCGTTAAGATCATCGAACTTCCCCCCGCCGGCCAATTGCCTCCTTGGCTGCAAGGCTAG
- a CDS encoding Gfo/Idh/MocA family oxidoreductase, with the protein MKDHSDKQPVRIAIVGAGAVSDYHHVPAIRMDSRATLVAVCDSSQALLDQRKNDWGCEKVTTDFEAVCADPEVDAVIIATPNFTHHAISVAAAKHGKHVMCEKPLGLNAGEVRQMYHACRDAGVVHMTAFTYRFAPSMRYLRFLVKSGALGEPRHFRSQRFLDWPETSWGWRQYKNTAGAGDLFDMTIHRIDFAIDLLGPIKSLSGAVAQFVPRTKFPDGRDCAPSEVDDWSSLIGEFESGAVGVWEGTTLAKGYGFKGFGHEWAEINGSEGSAVYRLHMPNQLMMGKTGHDLAPVDVPAEFLKPAGSPRDPAVGEPATVFRYDLVYEFVSAICEKRQAVPSFYDGLRAQVIADTVLQSHAERRWIDIPAEPL; encoded by the coding sequence ATGAAGGACCATTCCGACAAGCAACCGGTTCGCATCGCCATCGTCGGTGCCGGAGCGGTGAGCGACTACCACCACGTCCCTGCCATTCGGATGGACTCCCGTGCCACCTTGGTGGCTGTCTGCGATAGCAGCCAAGCGCTCCTCGATCAGCGCAAAAACGACTGGGGCTGTGAGAAGGTAACTACCGATTTCGAAGCAGTTTGCGCCGATCCCGAAGTCGATGCCGTGATCATCGCCACCCCCAACTTCACCCACCATGCGATCTCGGTGGCAGCCGCCAAGCATGGCAAGCATGTGATGTGCGAAAAGCCGCTGGGGCTCAACGCCGGTGAAGTCCGGCAGATGTACCACGCTTGCCGCGACGCCGGTGTCGTGCACATGACGGCATTCACCTATCGTTTTGCGCCGTCGATGCGCTATCTCCGCTTTCTCGTTAAATCGGGCGCTCTGGGAGAGCCTCGTCACTTCCGCAGCCAGCGCTTTCTCGACTGGCCTGAGACGAGTTGGGGCTGGCGGCAGTACAAAAACACCGCTGGTGCCGGCGATCTGTTCGACATGACGATCCACCGCATCGATTTCGCGATCGACCTGCTGGGACCCATCAAGTCGCTGTCGGGAGCTGTGGCTCAGTTCGTCCCCCGGACGAAGTTCCCCGATGGACGCGACTGCGCCCCCTCCGAGGTCGATGACTGGTCGAGCCTGATTGGCGAGTTCGAGTCGGGTGCCGTCGGCGTTTGGGAAGGAACCACGCTCGCCAAAGGCTATGGCTTCAAAGGCTTTGGGCACGAATGGGCCGAGATCAACGGCAGCGAAGGGTCGGCCGTCTATCGCCTCCACATGCCCAATCAGCTGATGATGGGGAAGACCGGCCACGATCTGGCGCCGGTGGATGTTCCGGCCGAATTCCTCAAACCAGCTGGCTCGCCACGCGATCCAGCGGTGGGAGAACCTGCCACCGTGTTCCGCTACGATCTGGTTTATGAGTTCGTCAGCGCGATCTGCGAGAAGCGTCAGGCGGTACCCAGCTTCTACGACGGTCTCCGCGCCCAGGTGATCGCCGACACGGTGCTGCAATCGCACGCCGAGCGACGCTGGATCGACATCCCAGCGGAACCGCTGTAA
- a CDS encoding beta-ketoacyl-ACP synthase III — protein sequence MLQRSASDGMPQSEVAPRNWFFPITGVAVRAMGAYVPPRIVPNEELSSLGCDADWIVQRTGIHERRRADDAVATSDLGAMAARVCLDRAGISARDLDLIVLATMTPDSPSPSTACHVQRLLGSSAASMDVSAACAGFMFALVTGMQFVKTGASQNVLVVGSDLMTRTVHPKDVKTFPLFGDGAAAVLLGPASESQGFLSVTLGSQGEGAPLLQIPAGGSREPLTAQAIEEGRQYLAMDGRAVFKWAVRQVADSCREAAARAGVTLADIDHLVLHQANLRIMDAVARELGIPMSKVAVNVDRYGNTSAASIPLALEELAQSGKLQPGHRVLMSGFGAGLAWGTGLFVW from the coding sequence ATGCTTCAAAGATCTGCTTCCGATGGCATGCCTCAATCGGAAGTTGCTCCGCGCAATTGGTTCTTCCCGATCACCGGCGTAGCGGTCCGCGCGATGGGTGCCTACGTCCCGCCCCGCATCGTCCCCAACGAAGAACTTTCGAGCCTCGGCTGCGATGCCGACTGGATCGTGCAGCGGACCGGCATTCACGAGCGTCGTCGCGCCGATGATGCCGTGGCTACGAGCGACCTGGGAGCGATGGCGGCTCGCGTTTGCCTCGATCGCGCGGGGATCTCGGCCCGCGATCTCGATTTGATCGTCCTCGCCACCATGACCCCCGACAGCCCGAGCCCGTCGACCGCCTGTCATGTGCAGCGACTCCTCGGCTCGAGCGCCGCATCGATGGATGTGAGCGCTGCTTGCGCGGGATTCATGTTCGCGCTCGTCACTGGCATGCAGTTTGTCAAAACGGGCGCTTCGCAGAATGTGCTCGTCGTCGGCAGCGATCTGATGACCCGCACCGTGCACCCCAAAGATGTCAAAACCTTTCCCCTGTTCGGCGACGGAGCCGCTGCTGTCCTCCTGGGACCTGCCAGCGAATCGCAAGGCTTCTTGTCGGTCACCCTGGGATCGCAAGGTGAAGGGGCTCCGCTGCTGCAAATCCCCGCTGGCGGCAGCCGCGAACCACTCACCGCTCAAGCGATTGAAGAAGGGCGTCAATATCTCGCGATGGATGGCCGCGCGGTCTTCAAGTGGGCAGTCCGTCAGGTTGCCGATAGTTGTCGCGAAGCAGCCGCTCGCGCCGGGGTCACCCTCGCCGACATCGATCACTTGGTGCTCCATCAAGCCAATCTGCGCATCATGGATGCCGTCGCTCGCGAACTGGGGATCCCGATGAGCAAAGTGGCGGTCAACGTCGACCGCTATGGCAACACCAGCGCCGCGAGCATTCCGCTGGCCCTCGAAGAACTCGCCCAAAGTGGCAAACTCCAGCCTGGTCATCGCGTGCTGATGTCGGGCTTCGGCGCGGGACTCGCGTGGGGCACCGGTCTGTTCGTGTGGTAG
- a CDS encoding response regulator transcription factor, which yields MTISLLVADDHEVVRAGVAAMLLGSDVKVIAEATSGNQAIEQAMKLRPDVVLLDVRLPETDGLEALERILDRSPQTKVVMFTAYDNPTYIARAVALGAAGFLMKGSTKADVLSAITRAHTGLPPENESLMGRVRNTMARRRPTYDEEIPLTNREVQVLRHVALGLSNREIGRSLDISIETVKEHVQNILRKLEAGDRTEAAVWAVKKGLV from the coding sequence ATGACAATTAGTTTGTTGGTCGCTGATGATCACGAAGTGGTGCGTGCCGGCGTTGCAGCGATGCTGCTAGGCTCGGACGTCAAAGTGATTGCCGAAGCTACCTCCGGCAACCAGGCGATCGAACAAGCGATGAAGCTGCGCCCCGATGTGGTGCTGCTCGATGTCCGCTTGCCTGAAACCGATGGCCTGGAAGCGCTGGAGCGGATTCTCGATCGCTCGCCACAAACCAAAGTGGTGATGTTCACCGCTTACGATAACCCCACCTACATCGCCCGGGCTGTCGCCCTGGGAGCTGCTGGCTTCCTGATGAAGGGCTCGACGAAAGCCGATGTCCTCTCGGCCATTACGCGGGCTCACACCGGTCTTCCACCGGAAAATGAAAGCCTGATGGGTCGCGTCCGTAACACGATGGCTCGCCGTCGCCCCACTTACGACGAAGAAATTCCACTCACCAACCGTGAAGTGCAGGTTCTTCGCCATGTGGCGCTCGGTTTGTCGAATCGCGAAATCGGACGCTCGCTCGATATCAGCATCGAAACCGTGAAGGAACATGTGCAAAACATCCTTCGCAAACTCGAAGCTGGCGACCGCACTGAAGCCGCCGTCTGGGCCGTGAAGAAGGGCCTCGTTTAA
- a CDS encoding rhomboid family intramembrane serine protease, whose product MGYQDRDYIRDETPYGGGLANFSATVQLMIVCGVIYLADLLTTSNGKHYISDTLSVNATSFLHPLEWWKFLTAGFVHSARPSHIIGNMIGLYFFGTAIEGRSGRWEFLRFYLLAIVFSSIFWCVTEYYFGNPLSTARGASGGVTAVVILYCLLYPRSTILLMMFIPMPAWLAGILIIGGDVLQLQNQGANIAFTAHIGGALFALAYWSLGINLGRFWPVEKARELLSRVTSSRRNSPDLRIHDPEQYYDDLDAEADRVLEKLHRDGESSLSPRERRVLEDYARRMRQKLR is encoded by the coding sequence ATGGGCTATCAGGATCGCGACTACATTCGCGATGAAACTCCGTATGGAGGTGGACTCGCCAACTTCAGCGCCACAGTGCAGCTGATGATCGTTTGTGGCGTGATCTACCTCGCGGACTTGCTCACCACCTCGAACGGGAAGCACTACATTTCCGACACCCTGTCGGTGAACGCAACTTCGTTTCTCCATCCCCTCGAGTGGTGGAAATTCCTGACAGCAGGTTTTGTCCACAGTGCTCGTCCGTCCCACATCATTGGGAACATGATCGGGCTCTACTTTTTTGGAACCGCGATCGAAGGACGTTCCGGACGCTGGGAATTCCTCCGCTTCTACCTCCTGGCGATTGTCTTCAGCTCGATCTTTTGGTGCGTCACCGAGTACTACTTTGGAAATCCACTTTCCACCGCACGTGGAGCCTCGGGTGGTGTCACGGCAGTCGTCATTCTCTACTGCTTGCTCTACCCGCGTAGCACCATTCTGCTGATGATGTTCATCCCAATGCCTGCCTGGCTCGCCGGCATTTTGATCATCGGCGGCGATGTGTTGCAGCTGCAAAATCAAGGGGCGAACATCGCCTTCACCGCCCACATTGGCGGCGCTCTGTTTGCGCTCGCCTACTGGTCGCTGGGGATCAATTTGGGGCGTTTTTGGCCGGTGGAGAAGGCTCGCGAGTTGCTGTCGCGGGTCACCAGTTCGCGCCGCAATTCGCCCGACCTGCGTATCCACGATCCCGAGCAGTATTACGACGATCTTGACGCCGAGGCCGACCGCGTGCTCGAAAAACTGCACCGCGATGGCGAATCGAGCCTCTCACCGCGCGAGCGCCGCGTCCTCGAAGACTATGCCCGCCGCATGCGCCAAAAACTACGCTAG
- a CDS encoding SRPBCC domain-containing protein, giving the protein MSAKNSPASGEVLITRDFSVACDRLFEAWSSRENLVRWFAPTGCEIAFRKFDFTVGGTYLSCISVPANGFECWCVGTYLEIVPGRRIAYTMAVADEAGNIADPIAKGMDPAWPQQTIVTITFEPIAGGTRLTLHQTVDEALAKKTGAHPSWLSMLENLSDLVAARS; this is encoded by the coding sequence ATGTCCGCAAAAAATAGCCCTGCCAGCGGCGAAGTGCTGATCACGCGCGATTTCTCGGTCGCTTGCGATCGCCTGTTCGAAGCGTGGTCGAGCCGCGAGAATCTGGTCCGATGGTTTGCCCCTACTGGATGCGAGATCGCCTTTCGGAAATTCGATTTCACCGTTGGTGGCACCTATCTCTCGTGCATCAGCGTGCCGGCTAATGGTTTTGAATGCTGGTGCGTGGGTACCTATCTCGAGATTGTTCCGGGGCGGCGCATCGCTTACACCATGGCGGTTGCCGACGAAGCGGGAAACATCGCCGACCCGATTGCCAAGGGAATGGACCCCGCGTGGCCGCAGCAAACGATCGTGACGATCACCTTCGAGCCGATCGCAGGCGGAACGCGTCTGACGCTGCACCAAACGGTCGATGAAGCGCTGGCCAAGAAGACGGGGGCTCATCCAAGCTGGCTGTCGATGCTCGAGAACCTGTCGGATCTAGTCGCCGCGCGAAGCTAG